From the genome of Mastomys coucha isolate ucsf_1 unplaced genomic scaffold, UCSF_Mcou_1 pScaffold6, whole genome shotgun sequence, one region includes:
- the Pcare gene encoding photoreceptor cilium actin regulator, translated as MGCTPSHNIIVNSVAKSGMQFFKKPKAILPGCQWGGQKCPIPLLVQSSTFCDPGGELHLGERLTEETAASSKEPRAMAEGLCQLPKAMEGLIPESQTFQMNKSQSHMVTDISFRAGSSHRTQEVDFSGEGSKENTPQETSKQDREPTCHQSDSQDHCCQSAPESKGKVDFPEPLVKAHQHAYAFLHTCLSRYEAIVCLIQQANQTWELLRSMLNFLLLCFEETSQLLGEISKDGEVLLQEVRGDLAWPLRKGEPWEQPDLLQQLLRYTVSKLRALHSTVAALTGSFLEGSSSCLRSTASHLEGKLSTKRGIDECLLRALGQLESLTSDHGDPGLLGPPLCSEDSGIGADNESVHSVEKLGKQVSWDFAAELGEWKPGTAAQVEARLSGHGWQKGSYWTGSDRPQECPLSSPRTAKIQPAVQDEARSSSTSSPGPEAVTSRPPETAKSILWDSLGTEIPEQTPLSQRSGLMGAPSLSEEDEDSSPEEEDEPSMDLHPEPQRALPPRPRSSPDTRESLFQPYSKKLRSPQAQEMILKMKEAISERIKFVPVPARPQDWAEEEEGRAVGPPRPRSVSGSRRAPERQRRSQSEGCLKSHMEDPTLQELRSVQTDLSRRLEVFYALGVTRQGQSRERCLPSRASVLWPPTNCRVSPSSAISKFKASLTQNFNILPNQDKSIFHRGSPCFGDQPCQGKAENLSNAAALCGKNSRAPRDNEQDIRAYPTKTSVKKLIETFSPTESLRMPRDCRNLGSSPCHRKWGVPAMPSRFPIYRGLAPLYPKPQISPAASRDPFKVGMGWRPSAPFPSLPPAVAFESEDIRGDVEEDLENLPPPPLEVLMDKSFTALEYPECSQPAGSSLEETLLPRLQEASHPKRTWASSKLRASMSPMDLLPSKGNGSSPRVHSTRPGSTKNVSSSRKLTLDLNPQQTARPSSEAEGGAQIQARTENVAGFSKHHQKATSWHHANLTPGQSRTLEPSLARLSRDPHSPEASRKGPERSPPGVRKASPQRAQWASPGDTRLQSPPSSHGPSQPGHPAVLSSPSLPLSPRTLNPPATRKPTSPPCQHPQSNPAPGSPPVQRTETNTPSSSSSSSPSVSPSRGSKDSSHSEDSEATTDKTSRNTCSIFVPASTSLFETKSVSSTSHPRTLPEPGGLLRTPIGGWRGSSGPRLRADSQKRTVLNALNPLPFVRKTASDHQRQQVDPLQLPGSGWESHPCQNSSSSSSSEGNPKQELPPWNNCRVPEVQGSGTKWASPLELCVLGHGLQPEARMSRSQDRPQPESQPQHKEVS; from the exons ATGGGGTGCACACCATCACACAACATCATTGTCAACAGCGTTGCCAAGAGTGGCATGCAGTTTTTTAAGAAGCCGAAAGCAATTTTGCCAGGATGTCAGTGGGGCGGCCAAAAATGCCCCATCCCTTTGCTGGTTCAAAGTTCCACCTTCTGTGACCCTGGTGGGGAGCTGCACCTGGGAGAGAGGCTGACAGAAGAGACGGCAGCAAGTTCCAAGGAGCCCCGGGCCATGGCTGAAGGTCTTTGTCAACTCCCAAAAGCTATGGAAGGATTGATTCCAGAAAGCCAAACCTTCCAAATGAACAAATCACAAAGCCACATGGTCACGGACATTTCATTCAGGGCAGGAAGCTCCCACAGGACACAAGAAGTAGATTTTTCTGGGGAAGGGAGTAAGGAAAACACCCCCCAGGAGACCTCAAAGCAGGACAGAGAGCCAACGTGCCATCAATCAGACAGCCAGGACCATTGCTGCCAATCTGCTCCTGAGTCAAAAGGCAAAGTGGACTTCCCCGAGCCCTTGGTAAAGGCCCACCAGCATGCTTATGCCTTCCTGCACACCTGCCTTTCCAGATATGAAGCGATTGTGTGCCTCATCCAGCAAGCCAACCAGACCTGGGAGCTGTTGCGGTCCATGCTCAACTTCCTTCTGCTGTGCTTCGAGGAGACCAGCCAGCTTCTAGGAGAAATATCTAAAGATGGAGAAGTGCTCCTCCAGGAAGTTAGAGGGGATCTGGCATGGCCACTGAGGAAAGGTGAGCCCTGGGAACAGCCAGACCTCCTGCAACAGCTGCTGCGGTACACGGTGAGCAAGCTGCGGGCGCTCCACAGCACAGTGGCCGCTCTCACTGGGAGCTTCCTGGAGGGCTCCAGTAGCTGCCTCAGATCCACTGCCAGCCACCTGGAAGGTAAGCTGAGCACCAAGAGAGGTATAGATGAATGTCTCCTAAGGGCCCTGGGACAGCTAGAGAGCCTGACCAGTGACCACGGTGACCCAGGGCTGCTGGGTCCACCCTTATGCTCTGAGGACAGTGGCATTGGTGCTGACAATGAGTCTGTGCACTCCGTGGAGAAGCTGGGCAAGCAAGTCAGCTGGGACTTTGCAGCAGAACTTGGAGAATGGAAGCCAGGGACTGCAGCCCAAGTGGAGGCCAGGCTGTCAGGGCATGGTTGGCAGAAAGGTTCATACTGGACAGGTTCAGACAGACCCCAGGAGTGTCCACTGTCGAGTCCTAGGACAGCAAAGATTCAACCTGCAGTACAGGATGAAGCCAGGAGCTCGAGCACCTCCAGCCCAGGCCCAGAAGCAGTCACCTCCAGGCCTCCAGAGACTGCCAAAAGCATTCTGTGGGACTCTCTGGGGACTGAGATCCCTGAGCAGACACCGCTTTCTCAAAGGTCTGGGTTGATGGGTGCTCCGTCCCTGAGTGAAGAAGATGAGGACAGCAGcccagaggaggaagatgagccTAGCATGGATCTGCATCCCGAGCCACAGAGAGCCCTACCTCCAAGACCCCGGTCCTCACCTGACACGCGGGAAAGCCTGTTTCAACCATACTCCAAAAAGCTTAGGAGTCCTCAGGCCCAGGAAATGATTCTGAAGATGAAAGAGGCCATCAGTGAAAGGATTAAATTTGTCCCCGTGCCTGCCAGACCCCAGGACtgggctgaggaggaggaagggagggcagtGGGCCCTCCAAGACCCAGATCGGTCAGTGGCAGCAGGAGGGCCCCCGAGAGACAAAGGAGGTCGCAATCAGAGGGGTGCCTGAAGAGCCACATGGAAGACCCCACCCTCCAGGAGCTGAGGAGTGTCCAGACAGACCTCAGTCGGAGGCTGGAGGTATTTTATGCCCTGGGTGTCACACGGCAGGGGCAGAGCCGGGAACGATGTCTGCCATCCAGGGCGTCTGTGCTATGGCCCCCCACCAACTGCAGGGTGAGTCCCAGTAGTGCCatcagcaagttcaaggcctctCTGACCCAAAACTTCAACATTTTACCCAATCAGGACAAAAGCATCTTCCACAGAGGCAGCCCCTGCTTTGGTGACCAGCCCTGCCAGGGGAAGGCTGAAAACCTGTCAAATGCTGCTGCCCTTTGTGGCAAGAACAGTAGGGCTCCCAGGGACAATGAACAGGACATCAGGGCCTATCCCACCAAAACATCAGTCAAGAAGCTTATTGAAACTTTCAGTCCTACTGAGAGTCTGAGGATGCCAAGGGACTGCAGAAACTTGGGGTCAAGCCCCTGCCACAGGAAGTGGGGGGTTCCTGCCATGCCTTCCAGATTTCCCATATACAGGGGGCTAGCCCCGCTGTATCCTAAGCCCCAGATTTCTCCAGCAGCTAGCAGAGACCCTTTCAAAGTGGGCATGGGCTGGAGGCCTTCTGcgccctttccctcccttcctccagcaGTAGCATTTGAGAGTGAAGACATTAGGGGTGACGTGGAGGAGGACCTAGAGAACCTCCCTCCACCACCTCTGGAAGTCCTGATGGACAAATCATTCACGGCTCTGGAGTATCCAGAATGCAGCCAGCCAGCAGGAAGCTCCCTGGAAGAGACCCTGTTACCAAGGCTTCAAGAGGCTAGCCATCCAAAAAGAACATGGGCTTCATCCAAGCTGAGAGCCTCCATGAGCCCCATGGACTTGCTCCCCAGCAAAGGCAATGGCAGCTCCCCGAGGGTACACAGCACCAGGCCGGGGAGCACCAAGAATGTGAGCAGTTCCAGAAAGTTGACCTTGGACCTGAACCCTCAGCAAACAGCTAGGCCAAGTTCAGAGGCGGAGGGTGGGGCTCAGATTCAGGCCCGAACAGAGAATGTGGCAGGCTTCTCCAAGCATCACCAGAAGGCAACTTCCTGGCACCACGCCAACCTTACACCTGGGCAAAGCAGGACGCTGGAGCCCAGCCTGGCCAGATTATCACGAGATCCACATTCTCCAGAAGCATCCAGGAAGGGTCCAGAGAGAAGCCCTCCAGGAGTCAGAAAAGCCTCTCCGCAAAGAGCCCAGTGGGCATCCCCAGGGGACACGAGGCTGCAGAGCCCGCCCTCCAGTCATGGACCGTCCCAGCCGGGCCATCCTGCTGTCCTCAGCTCCCCCAGTCTGCCTCTGAGCCCCAGGACCCTGAACCCACCAGCCACAAGGAAACCAACTTCCCCACCATGCCAGCACCCGCAGTCCAACCCAGCCCCAGGGAGCCCTCCGGTCCAACGGACAGAAACAAacaccccctcctcttcctcctcttcatcccccTCAGTGTCTCCGTCTCGGGGGTCCAAGGACTCAAGTCACTCTGAGGACAGTGAGGCTACCacagacaaaacatccagaaacacGTGTTCCATATTCGTCCCAGCCTCCACTTCTCTCTTCGAAACGAAGTCTGTATCCTCAACATCCCACCCACGGACGCTGCCAGAACCTGGGGGCCTTTTGAGGACCCCAATAGGAGGCTGGAGGGGCAGCTCAGGGCCGCGACTGAGGGCAGATTCACAGAAGAGAACGGTTCTGAATGCCCTCAACCCCCTGCCTTTTGTCAGAAAGACAGCTTCAGACCACCAGCGCCAGCAGGTCGACCCACTTCAGCTGCCCGGCTCAGGCTGGGAATCCCATCCCTGCCAAAACAG cagcagcagcagcagcagtgagggGAATCCCAAGCAAGAACTCCCACCTTGGAACAACTGCCGAGTCCCAGAAGTGCAGGGTAGTGGCACCAAGTGGGCATCTCCTTTGGAGCTCTGTGTGCTTGGCCACGGGCTGCAGCCAGAAGCCCGAATGAGCCGCAGCCAGGACAGACCCCAGCCAGAGTCACAGCCCCAGCACAAGGAAGTGTCTTGA